One window of the Eucalyptus grandis isolate ANBG69807.140 chromosome 6, ASM1654582v1, whole genome shotgun sequence genome contains the following:
- the LOC104433983 gene encoding anthocyanidin 5,3-O-glucosyltransferase codes for MGETIVLYPSPLRGHIVSMLELGRLIRQRHPRFSVIVILSSSSAAAPTPVANPSSITVLHLPPSSATTAEGNQTPFDLARRDTSNLHLALAAIAAAADLRALIIDVFSDAAFPVAAALGVPTYYYFTSGAAALAAFLHLPTLHGSTTKSFKDLGDETVNIPGLPPIKASDMPGGMLDRSWRMYGYFLDACRNMISSSGIIVNTCESLESRIIRVIKEGLCVPDRPTPPIFAVGPLVESKVDGDEGGGDKREKRHECLSWLDSQPSRSVVFLCFGSEGRFSAAQLKEMASGLERSGVRFLWVVRPPPRDASAKSTSGSNDGDDTSIEKFMPEGFLERTRERGMVVKSWAPQIQVLSHGSVGGFVTHCGWNSTIEAVHAGVPMVAWPLYAEQKVNRAFLVEDAALALPLSMSDEDGFVSADELAKRVTELMVGSGEGKVVRERVLAARDGVVEALSDGGSSQVSLAAVATLWKRG; via the exons ATGGGGGAGACCATAGTCCTCTATCCGTCGCCATTGAGGGGTCACATCGTCTCCATGCTCGAGCTTGGACGGCTTATTCGCCAACGCCACCCTCGCTTCTCCGTCATCGTcatcctctcctcctcttctgccGCCGCCCCCACCCCAGTCGCCAACCCCTCTTCCATCACTGTCCTCCACCTTCCACCATCCTCCGCCACCACAGCCGAGGGCAATCAAACGCCCTTCGATTTGGCCCGCCGTGACACCTCCAACCTCCACCTCGCCCTCGCTGCCATCGCCGCTGCCGCGGACCTGCGAGCCCTTATCATCGATGTTTTCTCAGATGCCGCCTTCCCTGTGGCGGCCGCCCTTGGCGTCCCGACCTACTACTACTTCACCTCGGGTGCCGCTGCCCTCGCCGCCTTCCTCCACCTTCCAACCCTCCACGGGAGCACCACCAAGAGCTTCAAGGACCTTGGAGACGAGACCGTGAACATTCCTGGGTTGCCTCCAATCAAGGCCTCGGACATGCCGGGGGGCATGCTTGACCGAAGCTGGAGAATGTACGGCTACTTCTTGGATGCTTGCAGGAACATGATCTCGTCGTCCGGCATCATTGTTAACACGTGCGAGTCGCTTGAGAGTCGGATCATCAGAGTCATCAAAGAAGGATTGTGCGTGCCAGACCGGCCGACTCCGCCTATTTTTGCCGTTGGGCCTTTGGTTGAGTCAAAGGTTGACGGCGACGAGGGCGGTGGCgacaagagagaaaaaaggcaCGAGTGCTTGAGTTGGCTCGACTCGCAACCGAGCCGAAGCGTCGTGTTCTTGTGTTTTGGCAGCGAGGGAAGGTTCTCCGCTGCGCAGCTGAAGGAGATGGCCTCCG GTTTGGAGAGAAGCGGGGTGAGATTCCTGTGGGTGGTGCGGCCTCCGCCGCGGGATGCGTCCGCAAAATCAACATCGGGGTCAAACGATGGCGACGACACGAGCATAGAGAAGTTCATGCCGGAGGGATTTCTGGAGAGGACAAGAGAGAGGGGGATGGTGGTGAAGTCGTGGGCACCGCAGATACAGGTGCTGAGCCACGGCTCGGTGGGCGGGTTCGTCACTCACTGCGGCTGGAACTCGACTATCGAAGCAGTGCACGCCGGTGTGCCAATGGTGGCCTGGCCTCTCTACGCGGAGCAGAAGGTGAACAGGGCGTTTCTCGTGGAGGACGCCGCCCTGGCGCTCCCACTGAGCATGTCGGACGAGGACGGGTTCGTGAGTGCGGACGAGTTAGCCAAGCGGGTCACCGAGCTGATGGTGGGCTCGGGAGAAGGAAAAGTGGTCAGAGAGCGGGTCTTGGCCGCAAGAGACGGCGTGGTGGAGGCCTTGAGCGACGGCGGATCCTCTCAGGTTTCATTGGCCGCGGTAGCGACACTATGGAAACGAGGCTGA